In Paenarthrobacter sp. GOM3, a single window of DNA contains:
- a CDS encoding MarR family winged helix-turn-helix transcriptional regulator — translation MDSEGHAHGYWYGKDPGQKAIAVDVLNALRDYRASEQAMRRRTRSSMGMGEKDLLALRYLFEAEAAGKLMKPKDLGDKLGITSASMTTLIDRLVESGHIRREPHPTDRRALILKATTGSDQEVRHTLGGMHRRMLDAACALSPDESQVVVNFLQHMREALDAIDEEEPPHS, via the coding sequence ATGGACTCGGAAGGCCACGCGCACGGCTACTGGTACGGGAAAGACCCGGGGCAGAAGGCGATTGCCGTTGACGTCCTGAACGCCCTGCGGGACTACCGTGCCTCCGAACAAGCGATGCGCCGGCGGACCCGTTCGTCCATGGGGATGGGTGAGAAGGACCTGCTGGCCCTCCGGTATTTGTTCGAAGCCGAGGCCGCAGGCAAGCTGATGAAACCCAAGGACCTGGGCGACAAGCTCGGCATAACGTCGGCGTCCATGACCACGCTGATCGACCGGTTGGTGGAGTCCGGCCACATCCGCCGCGAACCCCACCCCACTGACCGGCGCGCACTGATTCTGAAGGCAACCACGGGTTCGGACCAGGAAGTTCGGCATACCCTGGGCGGAATGCATCGTCGGATGCTGGACGCGGCCTGCGCGTTGAGCCCGGACGAGTCGCAGGTCGTGGTGAACTTCCTGCAGCACATGCGCGAAGCGCTGGACGCCATTGATGAAGAGGAACCGCCCCACTCATGA
- a CDS encoding prenyltransferase produces the protein MTYVVLALLFIAAAVIAGAAFARAAFAGKGGLSGERRQHWKAVGIAFVALAVLTAVFDSIMIGMELFHYDAAHILGVKIGLAPIEDFAYPLAGVVALPGLWMWLTRRRSHAAKPNLKGLVPQALLASRPVSWINTAYPFAAAMLLTTREIDWVLIVGTFYFLIPYNLAMYGINDVFDYESDLKNPRKGGIEGALLQPHLHRPMLWLAAITNVPFLLVLAFAGGPAAWISLAVSAFAVVAYSAAGLRFKERPVLDSLTSSTHFVSPAVVGLALAGAQVTPELIILLVAFFLWGMAAHAFGAVQDIEPDRQAGIGSIATVIGARRTVRLAVVLWFVAGLAMLATPWPGPLAAIIAVPYIVNCARYWNVTDTTAGRTNAAWRRFIWLNYGSGFLVTLIFILQWSLTS, from the coding sequence GTGACCTACGTAGTGCTCGCGCTCCTGTTCATCGCCGCCGCCGTCATCGCCGGTGCAGCGTTCGCGCGGGCTGCTTTCGCTGGGAAGGGCGGGCTGTCCGGCGAGCGACGGCAGCATTGGAAAGCCGTGGGCATCGCGTTTGTCGCGCTGGCCGTGCTTACCGCCGTGTTCGACTCAATCATGATCGGCATGGAACTCTTCCACTACGACGCCGCGCACATTCTGGGCGTCAAGATCGGCCTCGCCCCGATTGAGGACTTCGCCTACCCGTTGGCAGGCGTCGTGGCCCTCCCCGGATTGTGGATGTGGCTGACCCGTCGTCGCAGCCACGCCGCAAAACCCAACCTCAAAGGCCTCGTCCCGCAAGCACTGCTCGCCTCCCGGCCGGTCAGCTGGATCAACACCGCCTACCCTTTCGCCGCGGCCATGCTCCTCACCACCCGCGAGATCGACTGGGTCCTGATCGTTGGCACCTTCTACTTCCTGATCCCGTACAACCTGGCCATGTACGGCATCAACGACGTCTTCGACTACGAATCAGACCTCAAAAACCCACGAAAGGGCGGGATCGAGGGTGCGCTCCTACAGCCCCACCTGCACCGGCCCATGCTGTGGCTGGCGGCGATCACCAACGTGCCGTTCCTGCTGGTCCTGGCTTTCGCTGGCGGGCCTGCCGCCTGGATCAGCCTGGCGGTGAGCGCCTTCGCCGTGGTGGCATATTCCGCTGCCGGACTCCGATTCAAGGAACGTCCCGTCCTGGACTCGCTGACGTCCAGTACGCACTTCGTCAGCCCCGCCGTCGTCGGTTTGGCGCTGGCCGGCGCGCAAGTGACTCCTGAACTGATCATCCTGCTGGTCGCGTTCTTCCTGTGGGGCATGGCCGCCCACGCGTTCGGCGCGGTCCAGGACATCGAACCCGACCGGCAGGCCGGCATCGGCTCCATAGCAACAGTCATCGGTGCCCGCCGGACGGTGCGGCTCGCCGTCGTGCTTTGGTTTGTTGCCGGGCTGGCGATGCTGGCCACACCGTGGCCCGGCCCGCTCGCGGCGATCATTGCCGTCCCCTACATCGTCAACTGCGCCCGCTACTGGAACGTCACGGATACGACGGCGGGACGCACCAACGCGGCGTGGCGCCGGTTCATCTGGCTCAACTACGGTTCAGGATTCCTGGTCACGCTGATCTTCATCCTGCAGTGGAGCCTGACGTCATGA
- a CDS encoding lycopene cyclase domain-containing protein produces MGVLYLGSLLLGIGCMLLLDHRFRLFFWRDATAAATVTAVGVVFLLAWDLAGIGLGIFLRGEGTIATGLLIAPELPIEEPVFLLFLVLCTMVLYTGARRILGRAPARQRERERENA; encoded by the coding sequence ATGGGTGTCCTCTATCTCGGCTCTTTACTGCTCGGCATCGGGTGCATGCTGCTGCTGGACCACCGGTTCCGGCTGTTCTTTTGGCGGGACGCCACAGCGGCAGCGACGGTGACCGCCGTCGGGGTTGTGTTCCTGCTCGCCTGGGACCTGGCCGGCATCGGGCTGGGGATCTTCCTGCGCGGCGAAGGCACCATCGCAACTGGCCTGCTGATCGCTCCGGAGTTGCCCATCGAGGAACCAGTGTTCCTCCTCTTCCTGGTGCTGTGCACGATGGTTCTTTACACCGGCGCCCGGCGCATTCTTGGACGGGCCCCCGCCCGGCAGCGCGAGAGGGAAAGGGAGAACGCGTGA
- the crtI gene encoding phytoene desaturase family protein — protein MTRTVVIGGGIAGLATAALLAHEGHEVQLLEQRDHVGGRAGSLERDGFRFDTGPSWYLMPGVFDHFFKLLGTSAAEQLDLRTLSPAYRVFSEPGHDGETPEPLTVPLGSEQVLDTFERVEPGSGKELTAYLASARHTTDMAERFFLYNPFTRLQELLHPEVLRNLPRLAQLLLTPLDKYVSQRFQHPVLRQVLGYPAVFLGTNPSAAPAMYHLMSALDLGDGVQYPMGGFRELVERLEALATDAGVRIHTGAKALKITTREATRTKKVGRFDGLKLPTPFTGKDSREVTGVKWRDNSGAEHYSVADQVVSGADLHHTETQLLGVRDRSYDRKYWQSRTSGPGAVLVMLGVKGTLPQMAHHSLFFTRDWEANFASIFGADTRIPDPASIYVCKPSATDPGVAPQGHENLFVLVPVPADPKLGAGGPDGTGDALIEQAADAAIDQIAQWAGVPDLRERIVLRQTIGPADFARDYNSWRGGMLGPAHTLRQSAMFRAQNASKRVRGLYYAGATTAPGVGVPMCLISAELVLKRIRGDHSPGPTTVRPVASRIG, from the coding sequence ATGACCCGGACAGTAGTGATCGGCGGTGGCATCGCTGGGCTTGCCACCGCCGCTCTTCTCGCCCATGAAGGACACGAGGTCCAGCTCCTTGAGCAGCGGGACCACGTTGGTGGCCGGGCGGGCAGCCTGGAGCGGGACGGCTTCCGTTTCGACACCGGCCCGTCCTGGTACCTCATGCCCGGCGTTTTCGACCATTTCTTCAAGCTCCTGGGCACCAGCGCCGCAGAACAACTCGACCTGCGCACGCTCAGCCCCGCGTACCGCGTCTTCAGCGAACCAGGCCACGACGGCGAAACGCCGGAGCCGCTGACGGTCCCGTTGGGCAGCGAACAGGTTTTGGACACCTTCGAAAGGGTCGAGCCCGGAAGTGGCAAAGAGTTGACCGCCTACCTTGCTTCGGCCCGGCACACCACGGACATGGCCGAACGCTTTTTCCTGTACAACCCCTTCACCAGGCTTCAGGAGTTGCTGCACCCGGAGGTCTTGCGGAACCTTCCCAGGCTGGCGCAGCTCCTGCTGACGCCGTTGGACAAGTACGTTTCCCAACGGTTCCAGCATCCGGTGCTGCGGCAGGTGCTTGGATATCCGGCCGTGTTCCTCGGCACGAATCCATCGGCCGCTCCCGCGATGTACCACCTGATGAGCGCCCTGGACCTTGGCGACGGAGTGCAGTACCCCATGGGCGGGTTCCGGGAACTGGTGGAGCGCCTCGAAGCCTTGGCCACCGACGCCGGGGTTCGGATCCACACGGGCGCCAAAGCCCTCAAGATCACTACACGGGAGGCAACCCGGACCAAGAAGGTGGGCCGCTTCGACGGGCTGAAGCTCCCCACCCCTTTTACCGGCAAGGACAGCCGGGAAGTGACCGGCGTGAAATGGCGCGACAACTCAGGAGCCGAGCACTACAGTGTTGCGGACCAGGTTGTTTCCGGCGCTGACCTGCACCACACCGAAACCCAACTCCTTGGCGTCAGGGACCGGAGTTACGACAGGAAGTATTGGCAAAGCCGCACCAGCGGACCGGGCGCCGTACTCGTGATGCTGGGCGTCAAAGGTACTTTGCCGCAGATGGCGCACCACTCCTTGTTCTTCACCCGGGATTGGGAGGCAAACTTCGCCTCGATCTTCGGTGCGGACACCCGCATTCCCGATCCGGCGTCGATCTACGTCTGCAAACCCAGTGCCACCGATCCAGGCGTCGCCCCGCAGGGTCACGAGAACCTCTTTGTCCTGGTCCCTGTCCCCGCCGATCCCAAGCTCGGGGCAGGGGGCCCGGACGGCACGGGCGATGCGCTGATAGAGCAGGCCGCCGACGCAGCGATCGACCAGATCGCCCAGTGGGCCGGCGTCCCCGACCTCCGCGAACGGATCGTGCTGCGGCAGACCATCGGACCTGCCGACTTCGCCCGCGACTACAACTCCTGGCGCGGCGGCATGCTGGGACCGGCACATACGCTTCGCCAGAGCGCCATGTTCCGGGCACAGAACGCCTCCAAGCGCGTCCGTGGCCTCTACTACGCGGGGGCCACCACCGCGCCGGGCGTCGGTGTCCCCATGTGCCTCATCAGTGCCGAGCTGGTGCTGAAGCGGATCCGCGGAGACCACAGCCCCGGCCCTACCACTGTGAGGCCAGTAGCTAGCAGGATTGGCTGA
- a CDS encoding phytoene/squalene synthase family protein, translating into MSVAMDTSFTHFTRTAERAANQVIAAYSTSFGLACRLLGSRHRQHVRNIYALVRVADELVDGVTAEAGLSYQEQSDALDHFIDETHRAMKIGYSSDLIIHAFAQTARAAGIDASLINPFFDSMRTDLGEHTAAPAVPLRFDADAHQGYVHGSAEVVGLMCLQVFTRGQDIDDGGRSALQHGASQLGAAFQNINFLRDLADDTARLGRNYLGTADHLEDRDRMEWVRTIRGQLADANAVIPLLPRDARAAVRSALALFAALTDRIEQTTVDELYRSRVRVPDAVKAGLAARAIASTWMELRR; encoded by the coding sequence ATGAGCGTCGCCATGGACACCTCCTTCACCCATTTCACGCGGACCGCCGAACGCGCCGCGAACCAGGTCATCGCTGCCTACTCCACTTCCTTTGGCCTCGCCTGCAGGTTGCTGGGGTCACGGCACCGCCAGCATGTCCGTAATATCTACGCCCTGGTACGGGTGGCCGATGAGCTGGTGGACGGGGTCACCGCGGAGGCTGGGCTCAGTTACCAGGAGCAGAGCGACGCGCTGGACCACTTCATCGATGAAACCCACCGCGCCATGAAGATCGGTTACAGCAGCGACCTGATCATCCACGCGTTCGCCCAAACTGCACGTGCGGCCGGGATTGATGCGTCACTTATCAACCCCTTCTTCGACTCCATGCGCACCGACCTTGGCGAGCACACCGCCGCGCCGGCGGTGCCGCTGCGGTTCGACGCCGACGCCCACCAGGGCTACGTCCACGGCTCCGCTGAGGTTGTTGGGCTGATGTGCCTTCAAGTGTTCACCCGCGGGCAGGATATCGACGACGGCGGCCGCTCGGCCCTGCAGCATGGCGCCAGCCAGTTGGGGGCTGCGTTCCAAAACATCAACTTCCTCCGCGACCTGGCCGACGATACCGCACGCCTTGGTCGCAACTACCTTGGTACTGCCGACCATCTTGAGGACCGCGACCGGATGGAATGGGTCCGGACCATCCGCGGGCAACTGGCCGACGCCAACGCGGTTATTCCTCTCTTGCCGCGTGATGCCCGGGCCGCTGTGCGCAGCGCGCTGGCCCTGTTCGCGGCCCTGACGGACAGGATCGAGCAAACAACAGTGGACGAACTGTACCGTTCGCGGGTCCGAGTGCCGGACGCCGTCAAAGCCGGGCTCGCCGCCCGAGCGATCGCCTCAACCTGGATGGAGCTCCGCCGATGA
- a CDS encoding polyprenyl synthetase family protein, whose translation MTITSGTVRSRTDLCTAIENELTGLIGKRTSAATAYGPDFAHLWTLAGGNVLGGKFVRPLLLMETYDSLPQGNPRQRETAISIAAAIELLHYAFLLHDDVIDGDLVRRGHPNLIGSLLAEAGELPRPDAALHWAQTGGILMGDMLLAATHQAFARADLQHQLRLRLLDLLEHTINETVAGEQLDVGLGDGIVPPELGTILMMCGYKTATYTFELPLRAAAALAGADFAVETALATAGKHLGLAFQLQDDLLSTFGDPRRHGKDPFSDLREGKQTAIIAHARSTSSWADIEPFFGLPELSGAEAHHVRRQLTDCGAEEFVQSLISEQMEAFNHLLTSPDSQVPPGARNVLLDLAGQLEGRQS comes from the coding sequence ATGACCATCACCTCCGGAACCGTGCGCAGCCGAACCGATCTCTGCACGGCCATCGAGAATGAGCTCACCGGCCTCATCGGCAAACGGACCAGCGCGGCTACGGCCTACGGTCCGGACTTCGCCCACCTTTGGACGCTGGCGGGCGGGAATGTCCTGGGCGGCAAGTTCGTCAGGCCGCTCCTCCTCATGGAAACTTACGATTCCCTCCCGCAGGGGAACCCACGCCAGCGCGAGACCGCCATCAGCATCGCTGCCGCCATCGAGTTGCTCCACTACGCCTTCCTGCTGCACGACGACGTGATTGACGGCGACCTGGTCCGTCGCGGGCATCCGAACCTGATCGGTTCCCTCCTGGCCGAAGCCGGAGAGCTTCCCCGGCCCGATGCCGCCCTCCACTGGGCCCAGACCGGCGGCATCCTGATGGGCGACATGCTGCTCGCCGCCACGCACCAAGCCTTCGCCCGCGCCGACCTGCAGCACCAACTACGGCTTCGCCTGCTCGATCTCCTGGAGCACACCATCAACGAAACCGTGGCGGGCGAGCAGCTTGATGTGGGCCTGGGAGACGGCATCGTGCCGCCCGAGCTTGGGACCATCCTGATGATGTGCGGCTACAAGACAGCCACCTACACTTTTGAGCTCCCGTTGCGTGCCGCCGCAGCGCTGGCCGGTGCGGACTTCGCCGTCGAAACAGCGCTGGCCACAGCAGGCAAGCACCTAGGACTCGCATTCCAGCTTCAGGACGACCTCCTGTCTACCTTCGGGGATCCGCGCCGCCACGGCAAGGATCCTTTTTCGGACCTGAGGGAAGGCAAGCAAACGGCCATCATCGCGCACGCCCGGAGCACCAGCAGCTGGGCGGACATCGAGCCTTTCTTCGGGCTGCCCGAGCTCAGTGGCGCGGAGGCCCACCATGTCCGCCGGCAACTGACCGACTGCGGAGCGGAGGAGTTCGTCCAATCCCTGATCAGTGAGCAAATGGAGGCCTTCAACCACCTGCTGACCAGTCCCGATTCACAGGTTCCGCCGGGTGCCCGCAACGTCCTGCTGGATCTTGCGGGACAACTGGAAGGACGGCAATCATGA
- the idi gene encoding isopentenyl-diphosphate Delta-isomerase has translation MNATEMVVLLDDAGTPIGEAPKATVHTRDTPLHLAFSCYLLNEAGEVLLTRRSPEKKTWPSVWTNSFCGHPGPGEDFEEAIMRRARFELGVDANRIAPALPHFRYRAVDPTGIVENEICPVYTARISGTLQPNPAEVADWAWISPALLSEALEHTPAAFSPWLGMQFPQLLEARALPLAAGAEA, from the coding sequence GTGAACGCGACAGAGATGGTCGTCCTCCTTGACGACGCCGGCACCCCTATCGGAGAGGCTCCCAAAGCCACCGTGCACACCCGGGACACTCCCCTGCACCTGGCGTTCTCCTGCTACTTGCTCAACGAGGCAGGCGAAGTCCTCCTGACCCGGCGCTCACCCGAGAAGAAGACCTGGCCCAGCGTGTGGACCAATAGCTTCTGCGGCCACCCCGGGCCGGGCGAAGACTTCGAAGAGGCCATCATGCGACGCGCACGGTTCGAGCTCGGGGTGGACGCCAACCGGATCGCGCCCGCCCTCCCCCACTTCCGCTACCGGGCAGTCGACCCCACAGGAATCGTGGAAAACGAAATCTGCCCAGTCTACACGGCCCGGATCAGTGGCACCCTCCAGCCCAATCCCGCCGAAGTGGCCGACTGGGCCTGGATATCGCCCGCGTTGCTGTCCGAAGCCCTGGAACACACACCCGCGGCCTTCAGCCCCTGGCTCGGCATGCAGTTCCCGCAACTCCTCGAGGCCCGGGCCCTCCCCCTCGCGGCGGGTGCCGAGGCATGA